AGAAACTCGGCGATATCACCGTAAGGATGAACGCCGGCATGAACAAAGAGTATTTCTCCGAGGTACTTATGGGTTGGTCCTTCGGCCATCCTATGCAGATATTCAGGATGCAACACCCGCTTGAGTTCTTCGGTGATCTCGCCCGAGGAGTGCTTGCTTTCTGACATACCGATCTCAGCCAAGACGCTACCACCACCATCTGAGACCCAGCGAGAGAGCAGTCTGGGTGAAGACAGCGCGAAGATCAGAGACAGATCATGGTTGCCGGGCAGGACGTGCAATTCGTCCGCACTGGCGAACTGGCTTGCCCCCATCGCTATATCAACGGCGCGGACCGATTCAGGTCCGCGATCAATCAGGTCTCCGAGAAAGACCAGATGCCGCGTGCGCGCCTGTCTTGGCGTGATTTTGATCTCGTCCAACACTTGTACAAGCAGGTCAGCCTGCCCGTGGACGTCACCGATCGCGAATACTTCCATCTCTTCTGGCAGGTCGCTGGGCAGGCCTCGCCATGGCAAGCTATAAGAAGCATAGGGCTGCGGGTCATCAGGCATGGCTCTCCAATCTGTTCAGGTTGGGTTTGCGTGGCGACATTGGGCAAAATCAGCGCTGCGCCATTCGTTACTGAGATGCTGGTGAGCGGCTTGGCAATTTGCCGTCAGCGCGTTTCAAACGTCCAATATGGGATTCTGATCGAACTGCGACATCAGAGTTTTCCAAGTCCTTAATTCGACGTCATAACCAAGGTCTTCCGCGATCCCTGCGATGTTAAGTCGATCGACCGCTTTGGGGTTTTCAGTGTGAACAAGGATGAGTTTTTCGCCTCCCCCATACTTAATGCGGTGCAGTCTTTCATGCACGATCTCGCTGACATCAGACGCTTCACCAATGCCAGCCGCGCCGAAGACAATCACGGCGTGACCTGCGACATTTTTTTCTATGGCTTTAAGGCCAAAACCTGAGGTCGCGACAAGACCTTCTATAATCAAGACTGTATCGAAGACGAAGTGACACCGCTTCCTGAAAAGCTCGGTGTCCCCCATGTCATAGATGTTCAGATCGAGCGGCAAAAGGACCGTATGTGCAAGCTCAGCGTCGTCTCCATGTCTGCCAGAAGCCAGAGTGCCGCGCCGTCGGTTATCAAGCGATTGCACCTGTTGCACTGCGTCATCGCCAAAACAGACGCGCATCCCAAATGAGGCTGGGGCTTCAATGTCGCAGCCTTCCGCATCACCTATGTACAGAATGTCGTTCGCCTTCATGCCAAAGCCCCTTGCCGCGCTTTCGAGCAGGACGGACCTGCCACCACGCGTTTCGGTAGCTTCCGATACGATGACCAGATCGGCATCAGAGGGTAAGGCGTCGATTGCAGATCTTACTTGAGCCTTTGGAAGCTCGGTTAGGACCACGATAGGCAAACCCGCGTCGTGTGCGGCCTGCCAGATTTCGGCCCCCCTTCGCGAAATATGAAATCCTAGATTGGCGTTGAGTTCTCGTGCAATCCGAACGTTTTCAGGCAGGGCCTGGTGTTCAGTCAAAAGTGATCTGACAAGATCAATGCAAATAGCGCGCGGTCTGCTGCGATGCGTTGTCATAATGGTCTCCACATACAATATAGCGGCCGGAACTGATTGTAGAATTCAAACAGCCCCCGGAAAGCTGCGGCGCTTTCAGACATCCTTGAGCCCCTCGCGGACCAAGTCTTCCGCAATGAGGGCTTGAAGCTCCGAGAATTCCAGCGCGCGGGCTCTCAACCCCGCCGCTTTCCGGCCCAATCGTTCGGTCAGATTGTCCGCCGTCGCTGGGTCGTTCAGCCGGTACCACCGCGACACTGTTCGCGCCCATGTTCTGCTGGCATCGATCCCGCAAAGCCGCGAAGTACTTATCAAAGGTCCTCTCAAGGTAGGGTGACCGGTCTGCATTCCCACAAGTATCGCCCCACCATATTCAGGATCACGGATTGCTATCCAGGGTGATATAGTCGGCGCATTTTTTAGATCATCAGATGTGGGGCCACTGATACCGAGTTCAAATGAACGACTTGTCATGCGTCTCATCAACTTCGAAATCAACCGCTCCCTGCAAGACAACCAATCACCTATTGGAACACACCGCGCTGGACCCACCTTAACGTATCGTACCGATGGGGTCAGGGCCTCGAATGCCTTAAGAACCTCAAGCGGAATCGAACCCGTCACCACATAAGAATCACCGCCCGAAGCCACAGAAATAACGGGGTCTGCTTGCTTCAGAGTTTCCAGAAGAATGAGGTCATAAGCATTCGGGTCCAACTCAGCTCTCCCACACGCATGCGTCGATTAGATAATCGCTTTCCGACCGGTGAAACTCGCGCGCGTAACCGACGCTCACGTTGCGCACATCCGTCTTGCCGACTATTGCGCGCAACCTTCTGTGGGAGTGACCGAAGAACCAAGCGTCGGGTTCAAACCTTTCGATCAGGTCCGTCATGTCAGAGTGAAAAGCTGGCGTGAGATCGTCGATCGGTCCGGCGACGGACAAATGCGGTCCGTGATGGGTCACAACAACAGTGCGGCCAGCATCGCCGGCAGGATGAGGTGTCATCAACCCGCGCTCAAGCCAATCTCGATGGTCACGGTGAAGTGCCAGAATATCTTCGGGTTCTATTTCACTGACCGACGGCTGCCAACCAATCCCGTCCCCGGTGGCCAGCGGTTTAACAGGGATCTCCTTCCAAATCTGTGAGTAATCCCGCATGATACGACCAGCGACACCCATGGCTTTCTCCGCGTCCCCGACCAGATCGAAATCGGTCCAGAGTGTGCAGCACAGGAGCCGTGTATCGCCATGGCGCAACTCCGCCTGCTGAACGAAATGCGCTCCAATCGACCGTGCGTGTTCGGCGAGAAGATGTTCGTCGGTCAATGCCGCGCCATAATAATCATGGTTTCCCGGAATGACGTAGATGCGCTCTGGCGCAATATGGTGTGTCAGATAGGAGAGGCCTCTGATCCACCGTGTCGGCGGCCCGTTTGTCAAATCTCCAGCAATGAGAAGCGCATCGAGTGAGCCGTCGAAGAGACGTTCAAGCCCGCTCGCAGTCACGACATTTTCACCAGCCCGTTCATAGCTGTCGATATGAAAATCCGCCAGGATTGCGATCCGGCCGCTCTCGTACGGTATTGTGTGATCCACGTTAATTTCCCTCGATCGGTCGGCAGAGCTTTGCCGTTACCTGACAGCGGAGCAAGATGCGTGTCAACTCATTAAATAACTGTTTTTAAAAGATTATTTGCGAATAGTGAAGCCCTCACTTTTTTCGCGCATCTTGGGATATGGCGATGCCCTGTAAGGCAAGGCCGGACGCATCTTTTCCCTGCGTTATTCGCAAGTATAGTCATTTGCGAAAAATCGTACGGATGGCACCAACGGCCCATTCCGGTCATTGATCGTCTAACAAAGCACCGCTGGGTAGCATCCGGAAGCAGGCATTGTTGACAACACAAAGCACCCTATAATGCGTCGAGTAGCTGAGGAGGGGATCTTGCTGGAAGGTGAATCAAATTTGATAGCGTACCAAGTGACGCGTAGATATTGATCAAATAGAAAAGGCGGCACTATGACCCACGTCACATCATCTGCTACCCAGTCTGGCCGTATCGCGGCTCTTCTCGGTCTCAAGAATGCCGCCAAAATGGACGATGTCGCGCTCGCGGACAAGATCGCTGAGGGCCTTGAAGCACAGGCAGCCATCGCTATGGAAGCCGCCTTAGGACCGACGATCAATGTCGTCGGGCATATCATCCCTGAAGCTACATTCAAACGCGCGTACAAAGCGCGCAAGCCGTTATCGCGTGAGATGAGCGATCGCCTTTATGAGGTCGGTAGGGTCTGGGATTTAGTTTGTCGCAGTTACGACGGAGATGAGAATGCGGCTGCGGCCTTCTTATCGCGCAGCCACCCGTTTCTTGGTGGCCGAGCACCCTTGGAGCTTGCTTGCAGAAGTTCAGCTGGCGCAGATGCTGTGGTAAATCTGATGCACCGTGCGGAGGCTGGCTTCTCAGTGTGATGCAGAGATCAATGTCGGCATGCCGGATCTGGAATGCTCCAGACACAAACCGGCAAAATCTTCGATGTGTCAACAATTAAGCCCTCCGGCCCGACAGGATCCCATCGCGAGGGTAAAGTTCAGAGATGTCGGCATAGCCGCTCGGAACATCCAGCACGATGTGGATATTATTCGCCTACTCTCTCAAGCCGGAGCGCCCACTGGTTCTCCCAGTGACTTCCGTCGGCGGTTTCAGGCAGATGACGTCTGTAACAAGAGGGAGTTCTGGGCCGCCCGGACGGCTCTTTACCGACTTTCAGCGACCATACTGTATCTATGATGCAGCTTCCCGAAAACGGACGCTGACAACAGGTCCATGTGAGTTAGTATCGATGATAGGGAAGCGACTATCCTTATCGGCGTCATGGCCGCGCTTGATCCGCTAAGCGTCCGAAAAGGCGTGACATTTGGAGTTTGGTTGACGCCACTTGCCCGCTCAACGATACAGGAACAAACTATAAACGCGAGGCGACTGAGCATGTCAAAGAACATCATTATCTTTTCAGACGGGACTGGCCAAGTTGGTGGACTGCGCCCAGACCAACGCCTCTCAAACGTCTACAAGATGTTCCGCGCGATGCGGCCTGGACCTTCCTCCCCAATCAGTCCCGCCAACCAAGTCTGCTATTACGACCCGGGTCTGGGTGCGGGGGAAGTCGGAGGCTTCACACTCAAGCGCATAAGGAACATTCTCTCCGCAGCGGTCGGGACCGGTATCGATGAAAATGTCATCGACTGCTACGAGAACATCATCGCCAACTATGAGTCTGGCGATCGCATCATCCTCATTGGATTTTCCCGCGGTGCATACACTGTCCGAGCCGTAGCTAACGTGATGAACCTCTGCGGTGTCCCGACACGAATGCCGGATGGCACAGACGTGCCCAAGTTTGGACCACGTCTCCGCAAGATCGCCAGCGATGCCGTGAATTTCGTGTACAACCACGGCAACGGTCGTCCGCGAGGATTGCAGCCCCATTACGAACGTCGCGAAGAACTCGGACGGCGCTTCCGCCAAAAATACGAGAGCTACGTGCCTGACGCGGAAGAGGACGTGCAGGGCAACGTGCAACCAACATTCATCGGCGTCTTTGACACAGTCGCCGCACTTGGGAACGCTCAAGTAACGGTTGTCGCTTGGTCAATTCTTGCGGTTCTTGTGGGCCTCATCGCTTTAATGATCTGGAACTCCGTTAGCTGGATTTTCTGGGCACCTCTCGTACTGCTCTTTGGTCTGATCATGTACTGGTATGGAAAGCTGCGCTGGTCGCAGTGGAAGTATTTCTCTCCAGACGAGAGCAACCCTCTCCGGATCACCAACATCTGGGACTGGCCGAAGATCTGGAAGTTTGGCCACCGGGCTGTCTGGAACCTCGAGAATTACGACAAGTGGCTCGATTCTGACGTCGGCCATGCGCGCCACGCGTTGGCCATCGACGAGAACCGCAAGAGCTTCCCCCGTGTGAAATGGGCTATGCCTGCCGAGGCCAAGAAGACCGAGGGCCGCAACCCACCGTGGCTAATGCAACTCTGGTTTGCAGGATGTCACAGCGATGTCGGGGGCAGCTACCCCGAGCCCGAGTCACGATTGAGCGATATTGCGCTCCAGTGGATGCTCGAAGAGCTCAAGGAATGCGTGCCGGATATCCGAATCAACGATGATATGCTGTTCGTGTACCCGGACGCTTTGGCCATGCAGCATGAAGAAAAATTTATGTTCAGCTACGGACCTTTCAAACGTCGTTGGCCATCGAAGCCTCGAGAAATCCACCCGGGTTTTCCGCTGCATCCTTCCGTGCTTGAGAGATTGGGTGCCACAAAAGTATCTCATGTGGGAGAAATGAAGCCTTATCGGCCTGTGCAACTTATGGATCATCCAGGAGCAAAAGAGTTTTACAAATAGAAACACGCGATTAGGCATGAGTGCATTGCGGCCACGCAAAGGACGGCCCTTTGCGGTCATTGACCAGCCGATCTGCTGCTGCGATGCGACCCGTTGAAGCAGTCGTTCGCTGCAGTTGCAAACTCGTAATGCAAACCAACCCACAGTCAGTGTTACTTACCCAATATGGCGACGTTGGCGGGTGAACTGGGTATCGGCTCCTCAAGGAGAAGTGACTAAATTCCGATTGCCAATGTAAGTTTTAGCCGCTATCTAGTGAAGAGTTACCAAAGCGGTAATCTGATAATGATAACCAAATGGGTAACTAAGAGATGAAGGTTATATCTATACAAAGGATCGAACACTTCATCAAAACGCACAAGCGAGGGAACGAAACTGCGGGCGCACTCCGGGCATGGTACCAAGAAGCGGTTGCGGCAAAGTGGAAGAACCCAGGCGAACTAAAGGCTCAGTACCCTAATGCAAGACCGGTCGGGAAAGGAAACGGGGTAACGATCTTCAAAATCAAGGGGAACCATTTCAGACTAGTAGTTCGGATCAACTACCAAGCTGGAGTCATCAAGATCGAGTTCATCGGAACCCATAATGAATACGATGAAGTCGACGTAGGAACAGTCACATGGAAAAGCTAGATATCAGACCAATCAAGACCGTAACTGACCATGCATGGGCCATGGAGCAGATTGATGCGCTGATGTTGCAGGATGAGCTTCCTGAAGAAGACGTTCGCAACCTCGAAGTGCTGGCAATCTTGGTCGAGAAATACGAGAGCGAGCATTTCCCGGTTCAGCTTCCGACACCGGTAGAAGCGATTGAGTTTCGCATTGATCAACTCGGTATCAACCGCACTCAACTTGCCACCGTTATCGACTTCCCGAAGTCGCGTGTCTCGGAAGTGCTAAATGGAAAACGCAAACCGTCACTAGACATGATGCGAGCACTCCATGAGAAGCTAAGAATTCCAACAGATGTGCTTCTGGGCAAAGCCGAAGCAACGCTGCCTGAGCCCTGCCCTAACGTAGACTGGAAGTCTTTTCCAATCACGGAAATGTTCAATCTAGGATGGCTTGGGAGCGTTAAGCCGAAAGCTGATGAGATCGAAGTTTGCATTCGAAACCTAATGTCGGCGGCACGAGTTTCTACCCCGCAGTTTGCGGGAGTTCGCTTCCGTGGCGCTGAGAACAAAGAGCCCAATCCTTATTCTGTGAACGCCTGGCTCATGAAAGCCATGGGTGAGGCAATAAACTGCGAGAGCGAGAATGATTTCATTACAGATGGCGTGGGGCATTGCTTTAGACGAGAGATCGCCAAGCTGAGCCTGTATTCCGATGGACCAAAGCGTGCATTTCGCAAGCTCGACGAAGCGGGCATCACCGCCGTTTATGTCCCTTGCTTGAAGAAGACGCATATCGACGGCGCATGTTTCAGCCTTCCAAGTGGCAAACCTGCAATCGCTGTTAGCCTACGCCACCACAGGCTCGACAACTTCTGGTTCACCCTGCTGCATGAATGTGCGCACGTAGAGCGGCACTTGTCCGACGAAGGTATAATCATTGACGAGACAGAGGGTTCAACCGGAGCATTCGGTAACGATCCAATTATGGAAGACGAAGCAAACACATTGGCCCGAAGTGCTTTGGTGCCAGACGATATTCACGACGAGCTAAGTAGAGTAGCAGGGAATATTTCCAAAGCGAAGGTACAGTCTTACGCTCGTAAGGCGGATGTT
This DNA window, taken from Aliiroseovarius sp. F47248L, encodes the following:
- a CDS encoding metallophosphoesterase, yielding MPDDPQPYASYSLPWRGLPSDLPEEMEVFAIGDVHGQADLLVQVLDEIKITPRQARTRHLVFLGDLIDRGPESVRAVDIAMGASQFASADELHVLPGNHDLSLIFALSSPRLLSRWVSDGGGSVLAEIGMSESKHSSGEITEELKRVLHPEYLHRMAEGPTHKYLGEILFVHAGVHPYGDIAEFLAQDRFFVAIEDHWATMRYPFLSHREGWDLRDPNPKRRYHKPTVIVHGHTPALRRDIVTPDDLKVCDGIEDYRTIALDIGAAYRPQLAFAHFRSQHGAAQVQISAVKKFLV
- a CDS encoding metallophosphoesterase; the encoded protein is MDHTIPYESGRIAILADFHIDSYERAGENVVTASGLERLFDGSLDALLIAGDLTNGPPTRWIRGLSYLTHHIAPERIYVIPGNHDYYGAALTDEHLLAEHARSIGAHFVQQAELRHGDTRLLCCTLWTDFDLVGDAEKAMGVAGRIMRDYSQIWKEIPVKPLATGDGIGWQPSVSEIEPEDILALHRDHRDWLERGLMTPHPAGDAGRTVVVTHHGPHLSVAGPIDDLTPAFHSDMTDLIERFEPDAWFFGHSHRRLRAIVGKTDVRNVSVGYAREFHRSESDYLIDACVWES
- a CDS encoding antitoxin Xre/MbcA/ParS toxin-binding domain-containing protein; the protein is MTHVTSSATQSGRIAALLGLKNAAKMDDVALADKIAEGLEAQAAIAMEAALGPTINVVGHIIPEATFKRAYKARKPLSREMSDRLYEVGRVWDLVCRSYDGDENAAAAFLSRSHPFLGGRAPLELACRSSAGADAVVNLMHRAEAGFSV
- a CDS encoding DUF2235 domain-containing protein; translation: MSKNIIIFSDGTGQVGGLRPDQRLSNVYKMFRAMRPGPSSPISPANQVCYYDPGLGAGEVGGFTLKRIRNILSAAVGTGIDENVIDCYENIIANYESGDRIILIGFSRGAYTVRAVANVMNLCGVPTRMPDGTDVPKFGPRLRKIASDAVNFVYNHGNGRPRGLQPHYERREELGRRFRQKYESYVPDAEEDVQGNVQPTFIGVFDTVAALGNAQVTVVAWSILAVLVGLIALMIWNSVSWIFWAPLVLLFGLIMYWYGKLRWSQWKYFSPDESNPLRITNIWDWPKIWKFGHRAVWNLENYDKWLDSDVGHARHALAIDENRKSFPRVKWAMPAEAKKTEGRNPPWLMQLWFAGCHSDVGGSYPEPESRLSDIALQWMLEELKECVPDIRINDDMLFVYPDALAMQHEEKFMFSYGPFKRRWPSKPREIHPGFPLHPSVLERLGATKVSHVGEMKPYRPVQLMDHPGAKEFYK
- a CDS encoding helix-turn-helix domain-containing protein; translated protein: MEKLDIRPIKTVTDHAWAMEQIDALMLQDELPEEDVRNLEVLAILVEKYESEHFPVQLPTPVEAIEFRIDQLGINRTQLATVIDFPKSRVSEVLNGKRKPSLDMMRALHEKLRIPTDVLLGKAEATLPEPCPNVDWKSFPITEMFNLGWLGSVKPKADEIEVCIRNLMSAARVSTPQFAGVRFRGAENKEPNPYSVNAWLMKAMGEAINCESENDFITDGVGHCFRREIAKLSLYSDGPKRAFRKLDEAGITAVYVPCLKKTHIDGACFSLPSGKPAIAVSLRHHRLDNFWFTLLHECAHVERHLSDEGIIIDETEGSTGAFGNDPIMEDEANTLARSALVPDDIHDELSRVAGNISKAKVQSYARKADVHESVIAGQVRAMTGRYTHFAGMVGQGEVAKGLGCVRH